In Lacibacter sp. H375, one DNA window encodes the following:
- a CDS encoding SGNH/GDSL hydrolase family protein, with protein sequence MKYISFKLLGVLIACFICVAVTKKPAKKLLVIGDSISIGYTPFLEKSLAPEILVTHNPGNGGSTVRGVQSVEKWLDNRQWDVILFNFGLHDLVYKDSANKYDVVNGKVSVSLEEYRRNLETIVGILRETTAKLYFVTTTTVPQNSAGRKVEDPAKYNAVALEVMKKNGIEVIDLYSASLTIHPQNSKPGNVHYTPEGYELLASYISKVIKAATK encoded by the coding sequence ATGAAGTATATTTCCTTTAAACTATTGGGAGTTTTAATTGCCTGCTTTATCTGCGTAGCGGTAACAAAAAAGCCGGCTAAAAAGCTGCTTGTTATAGGCGACTCTATATCGATTGGCTACACACCGTTTTTAGAAAAGTCTTTGGCTCCCGAAATTTTGGTAACCCATAATCCGGGTAATGGAGGATCAACGGTAAGAGGCGTGCAAAGTGTTGAAAAGTGGTTGGATAACAGGCAGTGGGATGTCATCCTTTTCAATTTCGGTTTGCATGATCTGGTGTATAAAGATTCGGCGAATAAGTATGATGTCGTGAACGGTAAAGTTTCTGTTTCTTTGGAAGAGTATAGACGAAATTTAGAAACCATTGTTGGCATACTGCGTGAAACCACTGCTAAACTCTATTTTGTTACAACCACTACTGTGCCGCAAAACTCAGCTGGTAGAAAAGTAGAGGATCCTGCGAAATACAACGCAGTTGCACTGGAAGTGATGAAAAAAAACGGCATTGAAGTCATTGATTTATATTCAGCCTCGCTGACTATTCATCCGCAAAATTCAAAACCGGGAAATGTTCATTACACACCTGAAGGATACGAGTTACTTGCATCTTATATTTCGAAAGTTATAAAAGCTGCCACCAAATAA
- a CDS encoding alpha/beta hydrolase produces the protein MALTGSEGNYVLKDSAKICPLISGGCASLPADAFTVLARYKPDLISEKDYSQCTTLKFTYKTYDTFSLYMEVDIPKQSKGPHPFIIWVHGGGWANGTLTSFQNQSTYLASRGIAGVRISYSLMSQGGTFNKGMQEMADAFAFVQAHAAEWGLDMTRFGYAGGSAGTPLASLAAMKQNGNGCKLFMGCNGIYDFTDNLQGSFGRSSPYLKEYPKKENRSEISAIHHIPKKVSDIPGVIVFHGTADFTISHLQSVALCDAVSKKGGHAEKNIYENYVHAFYGKGGSDRYEDITLKMYAFARSVFKMQ, from the coding sequence ATGGCTTTAACTGGTTCAGAGGGGAATTATGTGCTGAAAGATTCAGCTAAAATTTGTCCATTAATTTCAGGAGGTTGTGCATCATTGCCTGCAGATGCCTTTACAGTTCTTGCCCGTTACAAGCCTGATCTGATTAGTGAAAAAGATTATTCGCAATGCACTACGTTGAAGTTTACTTATAAGACGTATGATACCTTTTCGCTGTATATGGAAGTGGATATTCCTAAACAGTCCAAAGGTCCGCATCCATTTATTATTTGGGTGCATGGAGGCGGATGGGCAAATGGCACACTCACTTCTTTTCAGAATCAATCAACCTATTTGGCATCCAGAGGTATTGCAGGAGTAAGAATAAGTTACTCACTCATGTCGCAAGGTGGCACCTTTAACAAGGGTATGCAGGAGATGGCAGATGCATTTGCTTTTGTGCAGGCGCATGCTGCAGAGTGGGGATTAGATATGACACGTTTTGGTTATGCAGGAGGATCTGCCGGCACTCCCTTAGCATCGTTAGCTGCTATGAAACAAAACGGGAACGGTTGTAAATTATTTATGGGCTGCAATGGAATTTATGATTTCACTGATAATCTTCAGGGAAGTTTTGGAAGAAGTTCTCCTTATCTGAAAGAATATCCCAAAAAAGAAAATCGTTCTGAAATTTCAGCGATTCATCATATCCCGAAAAAAGTTTCTGACATCCCCGGAGTGATTGTCTTTCATGGTACTGCAGACTTTACCATTTCCCATTTGCAGTCGGTTGCGCTTTGCGATGCTGTTTCGAAAAAAGGAGGGCATGCCGAAAAAAATATCTATGAAAATTATGTGCATGCTTTTTATGGCAAAGGTGGTTCTGACAGGTATGAAGACATAACGTTGAAGATGTATGCCTTTGCACGCTCGGTGTTTAAGATGCAGTAA
- a CDS encoding acetylxylan esterase, whose amino-acid sequence MKSIQKFFLLSFLCCVVVALNAGEPLFKAASSFTGSDWQYKSHEKVTAKQNAADPIVKMEVTADHADWLYKPNEKVVFKISVLLDGKPMKGAKVYYEIGPEKMPSTIKKQVELNGAELVIDGGTMQTGGFLRCTATLEHAGKKYRGLATAAFSPETIKPTTTMPDDFSAFWTKAIAENANIPMDAKIEPLPNLSNDKVNVFQINIQNHKPGMRLYGILCVPKAPGKYPAVLKVPGAGVRAYKGDVKLAEKGIITLEIGIHGIPVTLDSMVYENLKFGALLGYPTFNLDNRDNYFYKHVYLGCLRANDFIFSLPEFDGMNLMVAGGSQGGALSIVTAALDKRVKALSCFYPALSDLNGYQNGRAGGWPHMFNKKENASKEKIETSRYYDVVNFARLIIVPGFYSFGYNDETCPPTSMYASLNSISAPKTFYIVKETGHTSSAEQRNQQTEFIVKALNASNVTK is encoded by the coding sequence ATGAAATCAATTCAAAAATTTTTCCTTCTGAGTTTTTTGTGCTGTGTTGTTGTGGCGCTCAACGCAGGAGAGCCTTTGTTCAAAGCAGCATCGTCTTTCACTGGTTCGGATTGGCAATATAAAAGCCATGAAAAAGTAACGGCAAAACAGAATGCCGCCGATCCAATAGTGAAGATGGAGGTTACGGCTGATCATGCCGATTGGTTGTATAAACCTAACGAAAAAGTTGTGTTTAAAATTTCTGTGTTGCTGGATGGTAAGCCGATGAAAGGCGCAAAAGTTTATTATGAAATCGGACCTGAAAAAATGCCGTCAACTATTAAAAAGCAAGTTGAGCTCAATGGAGCGGAGTTGGTTATTGACGGTGGTACGATGCAAACAGGAGGGTTTCTCCGCTGCACAGCTACACTTGAACATGCAGGTAAAAAATACAGGGGCCTGGCAACGGCAGCTTTCAGTCCGGAAACAATAAAGCCAACCACTACGATGCCCGATGATTTCAGCGCATTCTGGACAAAAGCAATTGCTGAAAATGCTAATATCCCAATGGATGCTAAGATCGAACCATTACCAAATCTGTCAAACGATAAAGTAAATGTGTTTCAGATAAATATTCAGAACCATAAACCAGGAATGCGGTTGTATGGTATTTTGTGTGTGCCCAAAGCGCCCGGTAAATATCCTGCTGTATTGAAAGTGCCCGGGGCCGGTGTGCGTGCTTATAAAGGCGATGTGAAACTAGCCGAGAAAGGAATCATCACACTTGAAATTGGTATCCACGGTATTCCTGTTACGCTTGATTCTATGGTTTATGAAAACCTGAAATTCGGCGCATTGCTTGGATACCCTACATTTAACCTGGATAACCGTGATAATTATTTCTACAAACATGTTTACCTGGGTTGTTTACGTGCCAACGATTTTATTTTCTCGTTGCCCGAGTTTGATGGAATGAACCTTATGGTTGCAGGCGGAAGCCAGGGAGGCGCATTGTCAATTGTAACTGCGGCGTTGGACAAACGTGTAAAAGCACTTTCCTGTTTTTATCCTGCGCTGAGCGACTTAAACGGATATCAAAACGGAAGAGCAGGAGGCTGGCCTCACATGTTCAATAAAAAGGAAAATGCGAGCAAAGAAAAAATTGAGACTTCTCGTTATTATGATGTGGTGAATTTTGCACGTTTAATTATTGTGCCCGGATTTTATTCTTTTGGTTATAATGATGAAACCTGTCCGCCCACATCTATGTACGCATCTCTTAACAGTATATCAGCCCCTAAAACTTTTTATATTGTTAAAGAAACCGGGCATACCAGCAGTGCGGAACAACGAAATCAACAAACGGAGTTTATAGTAAAAGCGTTGAATGCTTCTAACGTGACAAAATAG
- a CDS encoding sulfatase, translating to MQNKLSFYMLHFGLLCLASIAGYSQTMKVEKKPNVLFIAVDDLKPLLGCYGDAIIKTPNIDRIAKRGTVFMSNYCQQAVCGPTRASIMTGMRPDYTKVWDLKTKMRDMNPNILTMPQHFAADGYSTQGIGKVYDPRCVDNKSDAPSWTVPFYNSSSNYFPTENGRPALGRYQLKETKELAEKYRKEGLEKGLNQKDLSDFVVSKVRPTVEYVDVPDNAYEDGANALQSKDILVQLKQKNQPFFLAVGFSKPHLPFVAPKKYWDMYNRDQLPLAPHQEKPLNAVDIAFHDAGEIRAYTDIPQIIETTKQKNFGLTLPVDKQRELIHGYYAAVSYMDAQVGILLNTLDSLGLTENTIIVLWGDHGWHLGDHNLWCKHSNFEQATRTPMIISAPGIKPSVTNSSSEFVDIFPTLCELAKIEVPVHLDGKSQVAVMKNPALKVKEFAVSQYPRSMKKEQAAQLGYSNTSLMGYSIRNDRYRFTVWMGNNFRSNLPYNEKLLVATELYDYEKDPLEKVNVASEKQYAAVSKEMKMQMLVFFKSQERSN from the coding sequence ATGCAAAACAAACTTTCTTTTTACATGCTACACTTTGGGCTGTTATGTCTTGCATCGATAGCCGGTTATTCGCAAACAATGAAAGTTGAAAAAAAACCAAACGTATTGTTTATTGCTGTTGATGATTTAAAGCCATTATTAGGATGCTACGGCGATGCCATTATCAAAACACCTAATATTGATCGTATTGCCAAAAGAGGTACAGTTTTCATGTCGAATTATTGTCAACAGGCTGTTTGTGGTCCCACACGTGCCAGCATCATGACCGGCATGCGACCCGACTATACCAAAGTATGGGATTTGAAAACTAAGATGCGGGATATGAATCCGAACATTCTGACAATGCCCCAGCATTTTGCTGCCGATGGATATAGTACCCAAGGCATTGGAAAAGTATACGACCCACGTTGCGTGGATAATAAATCAGATGCTCCATCATGGACGGTTCCGTTTTACAACTCCAGCAGCAATTATTTTCCAACCGAAAACGGACGACCGGCTTTGGGTCGGTATCAGTTAAAAGAAACAAAGGAATTAGCTGAAAAATATCGAAAGGAAGGACTTGAGAAAGGATTGAATCAGAAAGATCTTTCCGATTTTGTGGTAAGTAAAGTTCGACCCACTGTGGAATATGTTGATGTGCCGGATAACGCTTATGAAGATGGCGCTAATGCTCTGCAATCAAAAGATATTCTGGTTCAGTTAAAACAAAAAAATCAACCTTTCTTTCTTGCAGTTGGTTTTTCAAAACCACATCTTCCTTTTGTGGCACCAAAGAAGTATTGGGATATGTACAACCGTGATCAATTACCTCTCGCACCGCATCAGGAAAAACCGCTAAATGCAGTTGATATCGCTTTTCATGATGCGGGTGAAATACGTGCTTACACTGATATTCCACAAATAATCGAAACGACTAAACAGAAAAATTTTGGGCTCACGTTGCCCGTTGACAAACAAAGGGAATTAATTCATGGTTATTATGCAGCCGTTTCATACATGGATGCACAGGTAGGTATTTTGCTTAATACACTCGATTCATTGGGACTTACTGAAAATACCATTATTGTATTATGGGGCGATCATGGCTGGCATTTAGGCGATCATAATCTGTGGTGCAAGCACTCCAATTTTGAACAGGCAACCCGCACGCCGATGATTATTTCAGCACCAGGTATAAAACCTTCTGTTACAAATTCGAGTTCTGAATTTGTCGATATTTTTCCAACACTTTGCGAATTGGCTAAGATTGAAGTGCCAGTGCATCTGGATGGAAAAAGTCAGGTAGCAGTTATGAAAAATCCGGCGCTAAAAGTGAAAGAGTTTGCTGTAAGCCAATATCCACGAAGTATGAAAAAAGAACAAGCTGCTCAATTGGGGTATAGCAATACAAGTTTAATGGGCTATTCTATTCGCAATGATCGCTATCGTTTTACCGTTTGGATGGGAAATAATTTTCGCAGTAATCTGCCATACAACGAAAAACTTTTAGTTGCCACTGAGTTATACGATTACGAAAAAGATCCATTGGAAAAAGTGAATGTGGCAAGCGAAAAACAATATGCAGCTGTAAGTAAAGAAATGAAAATGCAAATGCTGGTTTTTTTCAAATCGCAGGAAAGAAGTAATTAA